The following coding sequences lie in one Odocoileus virginianus isolate 20LAN1187 ecotype Illinois chromosome 13, Ovbor_1.2, whole genome shotgun sequence genomic window:
- the CHRNA1 gene encoding acetylcholine receptor subunit alpha → MEPRPLLLLLGLCSAGLVLGSKHETRLVAKLFEGYNSVVRPVEDHRNVVEVTVGLQLIQLINVDEVNQIVTTNVRLKQQWVDYNLKWNPDDYGGVKKIHIPSEKIWRPDIVLYNNADGDFAIVKFTKVLLDYTGHITWTPPAIFKSYCEIIVTHFPFDEQNCSMKLGTWTYDGSVVAINPESDQPDLSNFMESGEWVIKESRGWKHWVFYACCPSTPYLDITYHFVMQRLPLYFIVNVIIPCLLFSFLTGLVFYLPTDSGEKMTLSISVLLSLTVFLLVIVELIPSTSSAVPLIGKYMLFTMVFVIASIIITVIVINTHHRSPSTHVMPEWVRKVFIDTIPNIMFFSTMKRPSREKQDKKIFTEDIDISDISGKPGPPPMGFHSPLIKHPEVKSAIEGIKYIAETMKSDQESNNAAEEWKYVAMVMDHILLAVFMLVCIIGTLAVFAGRLIELNQQG, encoded by the exons CTGGCCTCGTCCTGGGCTCCAAACATGAGACCCGTCTGGTGGCAAAGCTCTTTGAAGGCTACAACAGTGTGGTACGGCCCGTGGAAGACCACCGCAATGTCGTGGAGGTCACGGTGGGCCTGCAGCTGATACAGCTCATCAACGTG GATGAAGTAAATCAGATCGTGACAACCAATGTTCGTCTGAAACAG CAATGGGTGGATTACAACTTAAAATGGAATCCAGATGACTATGGTGGcgtgaaaaaaattcacattccCTCAGAAAAGATCTGGCGTCCAGACATCGTTCTGTATAACAA tgcagatggtgactttgcCATCGTCAAGTTCACCAAAGTGCTCCTGGACTACACTGGCCACATCACGTGGACACCTCCCGCCATCTTTAAAAGCTACTGCGAGATCATCGTCACCCACTTTCCCTTTGATGAACAGAACTGCAGCATGAAGCTGGGCACGTGGACCTATGATGGCTCCGTGGTGGCCATCAACCCG GAAAGCGACCAGCCAGACCTGAGCAACTTCATGGAGAGTGGAGAATGGGTGATCAAGGAGTCCCGGGGCTGGAAGCACTGGGTGTTCTACGCCTGCTGCCCCTCCACCCCCTACCTGGACATCACCTACCACTTTGTCATGCAGCGCCTGCCCCTCTACTTCATCGTCAACGTCATCATCCCCTGCCTGCTCTTCTCCTTCTTAACCGGCCTGGTGTTCTACCTGCCCACGGACTCAG GAGAGAAGATGACCCTCAGCATCTCTGTCTTGCTGTCCTTGACCGTGTTCCTTCTGGTCATTGTGGAGCTGATCCCTTCCACCTCCAGCGCCGTGCCCTTGATCGGGAAGTACATGTTGTTTACCATGGTATTCGTCATCGCATCCATCATCATCACCGTCATCGTCATCAACACGCACCACCGCTCCCCCAGCACCCACGTCATGCCCGAGTGGGTGCGGAAG GTTTTTATCGACACTATCCCAAATATCATGTTCTTCTCCACGATGAAAAGACcatccagagaaaaacaagacaaaaagattTTTACAGAAGACATTGATATTTCTGACATTTCTGGGAAGCCAGGGCCTCCACCAATGGGTTTCCACTCTCCCCTGATCAAACACCCCGAGGTGAAAAGTGCCATTGAGGGCATCAAATACATCGCAGAGACCATGAAGTCGGACCAGGAGTCCAATAAC GCGGCTGAGGAATGGAAGTATGTTGCAATGGTGATGGACCAcattctcctggcagtcttcatGCTCGTCTGCATCATCGGAACCCTGGCTGTGTTTGCAGGTCGGCTCATTGAATTAAATCAGCAAGGATGA